Sequence from the Methanobrevibacter arboriphilus genome:
TTTAGCTACTACTGTTTCAGATGAGAGTTCCATATCATTTAAAATATCTTTTATAGAAGTATCATTTTTAATAGTTTTAGTTTCATTTTTATTGTTGAATATAAGTTTAAAATTCATATTTTATCTCCTTATAACTTAATAATATACGGATTAAATAATTATTATTAATTAATCTAGTATTATATAGCCAATTTTTGGTCATTGGCTAATTTAATCGTGTTTTTAGTTATAATATTAGATAATATCAGATATTATTACTTATTATTTATATTATTATTTATTATTTTATTGATAATTATATTTATTATTGTTTATTCTAATCTTTTTACCAATTTATCTATTAATAGATCATTTTAACTCATTTAAAAAAGTACATGCCCTACATATTTCATTTGAAGAGGGTTCACCACAAATAGCACAACTCTCAAAATTAAATTCACTTTTATATTCTTTATTTAAAGCTTTTTTGATTTTATCAAAACCTCTAAGCGTAGAATACATAATAGTAGGATGATCTTTAGACAAATTTTTAATTATTTGTCCAATTTCACCTCTAAAAGATTCTTCTGAATAAGGACAGCCTGCAAAATGGACTTCTAAGTCCTTTGCTAAAACATATAATCCAATTTCTTTTTCAGGAATCTCTCTAAGAGGTTTTATTTTTGGAGTAAAAAGTGGACTTTTTGAATCTGTTTTAGGACCTATTTTAGTTAAATTGTCAACATTTCCTTCAAGATAATTCATCAATATTGCTTGAGTTTCATCATCAAGGTTGTGACCAGTAGCAATTTTAGTAGCAGAAAAATCTCTTGCAGCTCGATTTATTATCCAACGACGAAATACTCCACAATAAGTACATGACCCTCTATGATTAGGGATTTTCATCATCTCATCAAGAGTAATATTGAAAGAGTCTTTGAATGAAACTACTTTATGTTCTATTCCAAGTCTTTTTGCATGACGAATAGCTATTTCAACACCATCTTGGCGATATCCACTTATCCCTTCATCAACAGTTACAGCACAAATATCTATTATATTACGCTTTCTAAAAGTATCAAGAATATCAAGAAGAGTTACACTATCTTTACCTCCTGAAAGAGCTACAAGAACCTTGTCTCCTTTTTCAAGAAGTTCTTCTTTTTTTATAGTCTTTATTACTTTTTTCTGAATACTTTCAATAAAGCATTCTTTACATAAAACCTGTCCTGATTGTTTTCTCTTTATTATTATCTTGGGATTTCCACATTTTGTACAATTTTCCATAATATGCCACTATAATTTTTATAAGATTATTTAAAATATTACTAATATATCTTATTATAAACTATATTTTAGATTAAATTTATAATAAATATATCTATCAAAAATAATCTATCAATAATATATTCATTAAGAATATATCTATTAAAATTATATTTTTAAAAATTGATATTAAAAATT
This genomic interval carries:
- a CDS encoding TIGR00269 family protein, coding for MENCTKCGNPKIIIKRKQSGQVLCKECFIESIQKKVIKTIKKEELLEKGDKVLVALSGGKDSVTLLDILDTFRKRNIIDICAVTVDEGISGYRQDGVEIAIRHAKRLGIEHKVVSFKDSFNITLDEMMKIPNHRGSCTYCGVFRRWIINRAARDFSATKIATGHNLDDETQAILMNYLEGNVDNLTKIGPKTDSKSPLFTPKIKPLREIPEKEIGLYVLAKDLEVHFAGCPYSEESFRGEIGQIIKNLSKDHPTIMYSTLRGFDKIKKALNKEYKSEFNFESCAICGEPSSNEICRACTFLNELK
- a CDS encoding MoaD/ThiS family protein; the protein is MNFKLIFNNKNETKTIKNDTSIKDILNDMELSSETVVAKKNGDIVIEDEIIEEGDEIQLIKIIYGG